A genomic segment from Pseudomonas sessilinigenes encodes:
- the hpaB gene encoding 4-hydroxyphenylacetate 3-monooxygenase, oxygenase component — MKPEDFRASPDRPLTGAEYLASLRDDREIYIYGDRVKDVTTHPAFRNSAASMARLYDALHDPATHEQLCWPTDTGNAGYTHKFFRSARSPDELRQQRDAIADWSRLTYGWMGRSPDYKAAFGSVLGANAEFYGPFADNARTWYKRIQEACLYLNHAIVNPPIDRDKPVDQVKDVFISVDEEVEGGIIVSGAKVVATNSALTHYNFVGQGSAQLLGDNTDFALMFIAPMNTRGMKLICRPSYELQAGMSGSPFDYPLSSRFDENDAILIMDKVFIPWENVLIYRDFERCRQWFPQGGFGRLFPMQGCTRLAVKLDFISGLLVKALQCTGALEFRGVQAQVGEVVAWRNLFWSLTDAMHGNASEWQNGVYLPSAQALQAYRVLAPQAYTEIKKIIEQVVASGLIYLPSGSRDLKDPVLNQYLGTYCRGSGGMGHEERIKILKLLWDAIGTEFGGRHELYEINYAGSQDEIRMQCLRHAQASGSMQAMTALVDKCLSDYDLNGWTVPHLSNPDDINMLDRIRQ; from the coding sequence ATGAAACCCGAAGACTTTCGTGCCTCCCCCGATCGCCCGCTGACCGGTGCCGAATACCTGGCCAGCCTGCGCGACGACCGTGAAATCTATATCTATGGCGACCGGGTCAAGGACGTCACCACCCACCCGGCCTTTCGCAACTCGGCCGCGTCCATGGCCCGCCTGTACGATGCCCTGCACGACCCGGCCACCCACGAGCAACTGTGCTGGCCCACCGACACCGGCAATGCTGGCTACACCCACAAGTTCTTCCGTTCGGCCAGGAGCCCCGACGAGTTGCGCCAGCAACGCGACGCCATCGCCGACTGGTCGCGCCTGACCTACGGCTGGATGGGCCGCAGCCCCGACTACAAGGCGGCCTTCGGCAGCGTGCTGGGGGCCAACGCCGAGTTCTACGGGCCCTTCGCCGACAACGCGCGGACCTGGTACAAGCGCATCCAGGAGGCCTGCCTCTACCTCAACCACGCCATCGTCAACCCGCCCATCGACCGCGACAAACCGGTGGACCAGGTCAAGGATGTGTTCATCTCGGTGGACGAGGAAGTCGAAGGCGGGATCATCGTCAGCGGCGCCAAGGTGGTGGCCACCAACTCGGCGCTGACCCACTACAACTTCGTCGGCCAGGGCTCGGCCCAGTTGCTGGGGGACAACACCGATTTCGCCCTGATGTTCATCGCGCCGATGAACACCCGGGGCATGAAGCTGATCTGCCGCCCCTCCTACGAACTCCAGGCCGGCATGAGCGGTTCGCCCTTCGACTACCCGCTGTCCAGCCGCTTCGACGAGAACGACGCGATCCTGATCATGGACAAGGTGTTCATCCCCTGGGAGAACGTGCTGATCTACCGCGACTTCGAGCGTTGCCGACAGTGGTTCCCCCAGGGCGGCTTCGGCCGGTTGTTCCCGATGCAGGGCTGTACCCGGCTGGCGGTCAAGCTGGACTTCATCAGTGGCCTGCTGGTCAAGGCCCTGCAATGCACCGGTGCCCTGGAGTTTCGCGGGGTCCAGGCCCAGGTCGGCGAGGTGGTGGCCTGGCGCAACCTGTTCTGGTCCCTGACCGACGCCATGCACGGCAATGCCAGCGAGTGGCAAAACGGCGTCTACCTGCCCAGCGCCCAGGCCCTGCAGGCCTACCGGGTGCTGGCGCCCCAGGCCTATACCGAGATCAAGAAGATCATCGAGCAGGTGGTGGCCAGCGGCCTGATCTACCTGCCCTCCGGTTCCCGGGACCTCAAGGACCCCGTGCTCAACCAGTACCTGGGCACCTATTGCCGCGGTTCGGGAGGCATGGGTCACGAGGAGCGGATCAAGATCCTCAAGCTGTTGTGGGATGCCATCGGCACCGAGTTCGGCGGCCGCCACGAGCTGTACGAGATCAACTACGCCGGCAGCCAGGACGAGATCCGCATGCAGTGCCTGCGCCACGCCCAGGCCAGCGGCTCGATGCAAGCCATGACCGCCCTGGTGGACAAGTGCCTGAGCGACTACGACCTCAATGGCTGGACCGTGCCGCACCTGAGCAACCCCGACGACATCAACATGCTCGACCGCATCCGCCAGTAG
- a CDS encoding MFS transporter — MHSHTPALSDTAPSAHQPLGLLAAIVLFAAITPAVLLMAPAIAAQLASQWQLSPTQIGDLFSAELGAMSLATLPAIWWLKHLDWRRAALCSAVLFIAANLLSMLVHDYWLLLVARFCSALAGGSLMIICLASAAASPNPSRAYGFWVMGQLVLGAIGLSLLPLLFEHFGLGACYLILALLMVLCLPLARCFPAGAEQSLDAATPAPPISWFKAGLGILGILTFYISLSGVWTFIGAIGSQAGLSAQASGDILAIATLMGIVGALCATLFGDRLPGSGLLWLGYGLMAGSVLVLYGQPQLARFALAALVFKFTWTFILPLVLARMAQMDRSGRLMNASNLVISVGLAIGPALAGRLIESSGGFHSLLLAGAALTLLSLALVLGCRPTRS, encoded by the coding sequence ATGCATAGTCACACCCCCGCCCTGAGCGACACCGCGCCATCTGCCCACCAACCCCTGGGGCTCCTGGCGGCGATCGTGCTGTTCGCCGCCATCACCCCCGCGGTGCTACTGATGGCCCCGGCCATCGCCGCGCAACTGGCCAGCCAGTGGCAACTGAGCCCAACCCAGATCGGCGACCTGTTCAGCGCCGAGCTGGGAGCCATGAGCCTGGCCACCCTGCCTGCCATCTGGTGGCTCAAGCACCTGGACTGGCGCCGCGCAGCCTTGTGCAGCGCCGTGCTGTTCATCGCCGCCAACCTGCTGTCGATGCTGGTCCATGACTATTGGCTGTTGCTGGTGGCGCGTTTTTGCAGCGCCCTGGCCGGCGGCTCGCTAATGATCATCTGCCTGGCCAGCGCCGCTGCCAGCCCCAACCCCAGTCGCGCCTACGGCTTCTGGGTGATGGGCCAGCTGGTGCTGGGGGCCATTGGCCTGAGCCTGCTACCGCTGCTGTTCGAGCACTTCGGCCTCGGCGCCTGCTACCTGATCCTGGCGCTGCTGATGGTGCTCTGCCTGCCCCTGGCCCGGTGCTTTCCCGCCGGCGCCGAACAGTCACTGGACGCCGCCACGCCCGCCCCACCGATCTCCTGGTTCAAGGCCGGCCTGGGCATCCTCGGCATCCTCACCTTCTACATCAGCCTGAGCGGGGTCTGGACCTTCATCGGCGCCATTGGCAGCCAGGCCGGGCTCTCGGCCCAGGCCAGCGGCGACATCCTGGCCATCGCCACCCTGATGGGCATCGTCGGTGCCCTGTGCGCCACCTTGTTCGGCGACCGCCTGCCCGGCAGCGGCCTGCTGTGGCTGGGCTACGGCCTGATGGCCGGCTCGGTGCTGGTGCTGTACGGCCAACCGCAACTGGCGCGCTTCGCCCTGGCGGCCCTGGTGTTCAAGTTCACCTGGACCTTCATCCTGCCCCTGGTGTTGGCGCGCATGGCGCAGATGGATCGCAGCGGACGGTTGATGAACGCCTCCAACCTGGTGATCAGCGTCGGCCTGGCCATCGGCCCGGCCCTGGCCGGACGCCTGATCGAAAGCAGCGGCGGCTTCCACAGCCTGTTGCTGGCCGGCGCCGCCCTCACCCTGCTGTCCCTGGCCCTGGTCCTGGGCTGCCGCCCCACCCGCTCGTAA
- a CDS encoding transporter: protein MTRNLIRTALAVASTLASLSPQAADLNARDFFAAPVGTNLGVLYLPATRADNFHGPADTTGKADLRVNAMAYRQVFFSDLCGTLCTPQFIVPFVDTDARLPGAAGRSRQSGFGDPQVGGTLFFINQPQSRTYSGLLTLITLPVGEYHSREPGVSPGANRWGATFVYNYTQGLGEKWVLEANLEAQFYATNDDYLGSDLKQDPLYRLQAFASYDFTPSTYGALRLIQADGGELRIDDRRIDDTHRRYTQVGFELGHWLDSRNQLMFSLSRNVATDNGFAGTDALLRLVHVF from the coding sequence ATGACCAGGAACCTTATCCGTACCGCGCTTGCCGTGGCCAGCACCCTGGCCAGCCTGTCGCCCCAGGCCGCCGATCTCAACGCCCGGGACTTCTTCGCCGCCCCGGTGGGCACCAACCTGGGCGTGCTGTACCTACCCGCCACCCGCGCCGACAACTTCCATGGCCCCGCCGACACCACCGGCAAGGCCGACCTGCGAGTCAATGCCATGGCCTATCGCCAGGTGTTCTTCAGCGACCTGTGCGGCACCCTGTGCACGCCGCAGTTCATCGTGCCCTTCGTCGACACCGATGCGCGCCTGCCGGGCGCCGCGGGCCGTAGTCGCCAGAGCGGTTTTGGCGATCCCCAGGTGGGCGGCACGCTGTTCTTCATCAACCAGCCGCAAAGCCGCACCTACAGCGGCTTGCTGACCCTGATCACGCTGCCGGTGGGCGAGTACCACAGCCGCGAGCCCGGGGTCTCGCCAGGGGCCAACCGCTGGGGCGCGACCTTCGTCTACAACTACACCCAGGGCCTGGGCGAGAAGTGGGTCCTGGAGGCCAACCTCGAAGCCCAGTTCTACGCCACCAACGATGACTACCTGGGCAGCGACCTCAAGCAGGACCCGCTGTACCGCCTGCAAGCCTTCGCGTCCTACGACTTCACCCCCAGCACCTACGGCGCCCTGCGGCTGATCCAGGCCGATGGCGGCGAACTGCGCATCGACGACCGACGCATCGACGACACCCACCGGCGCTACACCCAGGTCGGATTCGAGCTGGGCCACTGGCTGGATTCGCGCAACCAACTGATGTTCAGCCTGTCGCGCAACGTCGCCACCGACAACGGTTTCGCCGGCACCGACGCCCTGTTGCGCCTGGTCCACGTGTTCTGA
- a CDS encoding class II histone deacetylase — protein sequence MTCKTAFFFDELCLWHSASPHSLTLPVGGWVQPPAAAGHAESPETKRRLKSLMDVSGLTRQLQLRSAEPASDQDLLRVHGAAYLQRFKALSDTGGGDLGDQAPVGPGSYEIAKLSAGLAIAAVDAVLSGEADNAYALSRPPGHHCLADQAMGFCFLANIAIAIEAAKARHGLGKVAVIDWDVHHGNGTQAIFEERADVLTLSLHQDGCFPAGYGGEQDRGRGPGLGYNINVPLLPGGGHDAYLQAMQRIVVPALERFEPQLIIVACGYDANAVDPLARMLLHSDSFREMTQCLRDTAARLCGGRLVLVHEGGYSEAYVPFCGLATLEALSGIRTAVTDPMLEFVRLQQPKEPVLALQRQLLERQAQALEAFAP from the coding sequence ATGACCTGCAAAACCGCGTTTTTCTTCGATGAGCTGTGCCTGTGGCACAGCGCCAGCCCCCACAGCCTGACCCTGCCGGTAGGCGGTTGGGTGCAGCCACCGGCAGCCGCCGGACATGCCGAGTCGCCGGAAACCAAGCGCCGGCTGAAGAGCCTGATGGATGTCAGCGGGCTGACTCGGCAACTGCAACTGCGCAGCGCCGAACCGGCCAGCGACCAGGACCTGCTGCGGGTCCATGGCGCCGCCTACCTGCAGCGCTTCAAGGCCCTGAGCGATACCGGCGGCGGTGACCTGGGCGACCAGGCGCCAGTAGGGCCCGGCAGCTATGAAATCGCCAAATTGTCTGCCGGGCTGGCCATCGCCGCGGTGGATGCGGTGCTCAGCGGCGAGGCTGACAACGCCTACGCCCTGTCCCGGCCACCGGGGCACCACTGCCTGGCCGACCAGGCCATGGGGTTCTGCTTCCTGGCCAACATCGCCATCGCCATCGAGGCGGCCAAGGCCCGCCACGGCCTGGGCAAAGTAGCGGTGATCGACTGGGACGTGCACCACGGCAACGGCACCCAGGCGATCTTCGAGGAGCGCGCCGACGTACTGACCCTGTCCCTGCACCAGGACGGCTGCTTCCCGGCCGGCTACGGCGGCGAGCAAGACCGTGGGCGCGGCCCGGGCCTGGGCTACAACATCAACGTTCCGCTGCTGCCCGGCGGCGGGCACGACGCCTACCTGCAAGCCATGCAGCGCATCGTGGTGCCGGCGCTGGAGCGCTTCGAGCCGCAACTGATCATCGTCGCCTGCGGCTACGACGCCAACGCTGTGGACCCGCTGGCGCGGATGCTGTTGCACAGCGACTCGTTCCGCGAGATGACCCAGTGCCTGCGCGACACCGCCGCGCGCCTGTGTGGCGGGCGCCTGGTGCTGGTGCATGAAGGCGGCTACTCCGAGGCCTATGTGCCGTTCTGTGGCCTGGCGACCCTGGAGGCACTGTCAGGCATCCGCACTGCGGTCACCGACCCGATGCTGGAGTTCGTGCGCCTGCAGCAGCCCAAGGAACCGGTGCTGGCCCTGCAACGCCAGCTGCTGGAGCGCCAGGCCCAGGCGCTGGAGGCTTTCGCGCCCTGA
- a CDS encoding helix-turn-helix transcriptional regulator, whose protein sequence is MSRSQPPSPGRLQAFSELVLALQQLAHNKDIEHLHQHALARIARLLPFDSAWWGRSALVDGVPDEHSCYLYRLPPSYLPDWQSIRHVDVTVSRVHQVPGRSVIVDMADPDNGAGLNWLGRLYNIGELLCVVHIDPHTQLSSHLALYRQPGAARFTTEDCELLDNLMLHLVAAVSANQIRTLVATREQLTRPRNLALAVCDQRGVLHCAESGFVELLLNEWPHWSGPQLPQPLELGNYEGKCLQVESQAVGDLFLLAARSRTLLPQLSPRENEVAQSFGDGKTYKEVARDLGMSPNTVRHHIRAIYSKLGVKDKARIAQLLHAPPD, encoded by the coding sequence ATGAGTCGATCCCAGCCTCCTTCGCCCGGCCGCTTGCAGGCCTTCAGCGAACTGGTCCTGGCCTTGCAGCAACTGGCCCATAACAAGGACATCGAACACCTGCACCAGCACGCCCTGGCCCGCATCGCCAGGTTGCTGCCCTTCGACAGCGCCTGGTGGGGCCGCTCGGCCCTGGTGGACGGCGTGCCGGACGAACACAGCTGCTACCTGTACCGCCTGCCCCCCAGCTACCTGCCGGACTGGCAATCGATCCGCCATGTCGATGTCACCGTGAGCCGGGTTCACCAGGTACCGGGCCGGTCGGTGATCGTCGACATGGCCGACCCGGACAACGGCGCCGGCCTGAACTGGCTGGGGCGCCTGTACAACATCGGCGAGCTGCTGTGCGTGGTGCACATCGATCCCCATACCCAGCTGAGCAGCCACCTGGCCCTGTACCGCCAACCCGGCGCAGCGCGTTTCACCACGGAGGATTGCGAGCTGCTGGACAACCTGATGCTGCACCTGGTGGCGGCGGTCTCGGCCAACCAGATCCGCACCCTGGTGGCCACCCGCGAGCAACTCACCCGGCCGCGCAACCTGGCCCTGGCGGTCTGCGACCAGCGCGGCGTGTTGCACTGCGCCGAGAGTGGTTTCGTCGAACTGCTGCTCAACGAATGGCCGCACTGGAGCGGCCCGCAGCTGCCGCAACCCTTGGAGCTGGGCAACTACGAAGGCAAGTGCCTGCAAGTGGAGTCCCAGGCGGTGGGCGACCTGTTCCTGCTGGCGGCTCGCAGTCGCACCTTGCTGCCCCAGCTCAGCCCCCGGGAAAACGAGGTCGCGCAGAGCTTCGGCGACGGCAAGACCTACAAGGAAGTGGCGCGCGACCTGGGCATGTCGCCCAACACCGTGCGACATCACATCCGCGCCATCTACAGCAAGCTCGGGGTCAAGGACAAGGCGCGCATCGCCCAACTGCTGCACGCCCCGCCCGACTGA
- a CDS encoding 2,4'-dihydroxyacetophenone dioxygenase family protein, translating to MPEAATREFWKDLQPIANCFKPDAKPEVYLPDAASDDLSLYVPFTETVSSRPLWISPSENRWCDILMARSAGLVNRHYHPHEVFAYTLSGKWGYLEHDWTATAGDFVYETPGEGHTLVAYEHEQPMRVFFIVKGPLIWLDEQGEPDGYFDVHSYIALCRAHYEKNGLGAAHIDTLFR from the coding sequence ATGCCTGAAGCCGCCACCCGAGAGTTCTGGAAAGACCTGCAGCCCATCGCCAACTGCTTCAAGCCCGACGCCAAGCCCGAGGTCTACCTGCCCGACGCCGCCAGCGACGACCTGAGCCTGTACGTGCCCTTCACCGAGACCGTGTCTTCGCGCCCGCTGTGGATCTCCCCCAGCGAGAACCGCTGGTGCGACATCCTGATGGCCCGCAGCGCCGGGCTGGTCAACCGTCACTACCACCCCCACGAGGTCTTCGCCTACACCCTGTCCGGCAAGTGGGGCTACCTGGAGCACGATTGGACCGCCACCGCCGGCGACTTCGTCTACGAGACCCCAGGCGAAGGCCACACCCTGGTGGCCTACGAACACGAGCAGCCGATGCGGGTGTTCTTCATCGTCAAGGGCCCGCTGATCTGGCTCGACGAACAGGGCGAGCCCGACGGCTACTTCGACGTGCACTCCTACATCGCCCTGTGCCGTGCGCACTACGAAAAGAACGGCCTGGGCGCGGCCCATATCGACACCCTGTTTCGCTGA
- a CDS encoding AraC family transcriptional regulator, whose amino-acid sequence MSPCALLETRHASTQAIDRDLRLAFWEDYNASTLVGLKCNSYAESGFAARQDNLHLSAMRLARIVGNEHVVERDRSMIRGAPKESIFVSLVTDSGSFFYQGGTCQLLQPGELVVYRTDKPYLFGFSAAMRQFIFDIPQEQFARRCLRRFDQPLKIGGQGGGQRLLLRTLAERTRVFFQQPLCGAAEDYQEQAFELLASLIAGQVGQRPINALSASYLLAAKQYIQEHLADPELSCERVAAQVGVSPRHLARLFALEEWVPSRFILEKRLQQAHQLLCSPQGAALDISEIAYRHGFASQAHFARAFKARYQRTPSEARRHGPTPA is encoded by the coding sequence ATGTCTCCATGCGCCTTGCTCGAAACCCGCCACGCCAGCACCCAGGCCATCGACCGGGACCTGCGCCTGGCATTCTGGGAGGACTACAACGCCAGCACCCTGGTGGGGCTCAAATGCAACTCCTACGCCGAGAGCGGTTTCGCCGCCCGCCAGGACAACCTGCACTTGAGCGCCATGCGCCTGGCGCGGATCGTCGGCAATGAACATGTCGTGGAGCGTGACCGTTCGATGATCCGTGGCGCGCCCAAGGAATCGATCTTCGTCTCCCTGGTCACCGACAGCGGTTCGTTCTTCTACCAGGGTGGCACCTGCCAGTTGCTGCAGCCGGGCGAGCTGGTGGTGTATCGCACCGACAAGCCCTACCTGTTCGGTTTTTCCGCCGCCATGCGCCAGTTCATCTTCGATATTCCCCAGGAGCAGTTCGCCCGCCGTTGCCTGCGGCGCTTCGACCAGCCGTTGAAGATCGGCGGGCAGGGCGGTGGCCAGCGCCTGTTGTTGCGTACCCTGGCCGAGCGCACCCGGGTTTTTTTCCAGCAGCCCTTGTGCGGTGCGGCCGAGGACTACCAGGAGCAGGCCTTCGAACTGCTGGCCAGCCTGATCGCCGGGCAAGTGGGGCAACGGCCGATCAACGCCCTGAGCGCCTCCTACCTGCTGGCGGCCAAGCAGTACATCCAGGAGCACCTGGCGGACCCGGAGTTGAGTTGCGAGCGGGTGGCGGCGCAGGTCGGCGTGTCGCCGCGCCACCTGGCCCGGTTGTTCGCCCTGGAGGAGTGGGTGCCCAGCCGCTTCATCCTGGAGAAGCGCCTGCAACAGGCTCACCAACTGCTGTGCAGCCCCCAGGGGGCTGCGCTGGATATCAGTGAGATCGCCTATCGCCATGGCTTTGCCAGCCAGGCGCACTTCGCCCGGGCCTTCAAGGCCCGCTACCAACGCACGCCCAGTGAGGCGCGGCGCCACGGCCCCACGCCAGCTTGA
- a CDS encoding 2,3-butanediol dehydrogenase — MKALRWHAARDLRLSQVQLRQPGLGQVLLQVAYCGICGSDLHEYANGPHSIPQQQAHPLSGCRAPLTLGHEFCGQVLALGPGVDPGLLGQRVAVEPEYRCGQCQYCQAGQYNLCESMGFIGLMGDGGFAEQALVPAYMLHRLPDSVSFRQAALLEPAAVACHALNQSSLQPGASCAVFGLGPIGLLLVLLARLRGVERIYAVDLDPGRRQLALELGATQALDGAAPDLRQRLRQLSDGGLDSAFEAAGSQQTLDHALHSLRKGGEAVLVGLMGQVQFDAFHLVNNELRLLGSVGYRDVYPQLLELLASKDLDLSRLVSRCLSLEQAVTEGFEVLLQDKRQIKVLVNPSPALAEA, encoded by the coding sequence ATGAAAGCACTGCGTTGGCATGCTGCCCGCGACCTGCGCCTGAGCCAGGTACAACTGCGCCAGCCCGGCCTTGGCCAGGTGCTGCTGCAAGTCGCCTATTGCGGCATCTGCGGCAGCGACCTGCACGAATACGCCAATGGCCCGCATTCCATCCCCCAGCAGCAGGCGCATCCGCTGTCCGGTTGCCGGGCCCCCTTGACCCTGGGCCACGAGTTCTGCGGCCAGGTGCTGGCCCTGGGCCCCGGAGTCGATCCCGGGCTGCTCGGCCAGCGGGTGGCGGTGGAGCCGGAATACCGTTGCGGCCAATGCCAGTATTGCCAGGCGGGCCAGTACAACCTCTGTGAGTCCATGGGTTTCATCGGCCTGATGGGCGACGGCGGTTTTGCCGAACAGGCGCTGGTGCCGGCCTACATGCTGCACCGGCTGCCCGATAGCGTCAGTTTCCGCCAGGCGGCGTTGCTGGAACCGGCGGCCGTGGCCTGCCATGCCTTGAACCAGAGCAGCCTGCAACCCGGCGCCAGTTGCGCGGTGTTCGGCCTGGGGCCCATCGGCCTGCTACTGGTACTGCTGGCCCGGCTCCGGGGGGTGGAGCGCATCTATGCCGTAGACCTGGACCCCGGGCGCCGGCAATTGGCCCTGGAACTGGGCGCCACCCAGGCCCTGGATGGCGCGGCGCCCGACTTGCGCCAGCGCCTGCGGCAGTTGAGCGATGGCGGGCTGGACAGCGCCTTCGAGGCGGCCGGTAGCCAGCAGACCCTGGACCATGCCCTGCACAGCCTGCGCAAAGGCGGCGAAGCGGTGCTGGTGGGGCTGATGGGCCAGGTGCAATTCGATGCCTTCCACCTGGTCAACAACGAGCTGCGCCTGCTGGGCAGCGTCGGCTACCGCGACGTCTATCCGCAGTTGCTGGAGCTGCTGGCCAGCAAGGACCTGGACCTGTCGCGACTGGTCAGCCGCTGCCTGTCCCTGGAGCAGGCGGTAACGGAGGGTTTCGAGGTCCTGCTGCAGGACAAGCGCCAGATCAAGGTGCTGGTCAACCCCAGCCCGGCCCTGGCCGAAGCCTGA
- a CDS encoding MFS transporter has translation MAYKNNKASYENTLLGVLFLTFGFVFFDRLALSFLFPFMADELQLGNRHLGLLSSVLALAWAVSGALVGAWSDRRGRRKPLLIVAVLLFSLCSALSGLVTGFLSLLLFRAIMGLAEGPILPLSQSLMVEASSPHRRGLNMGLLQGSAAGLLGAVIGPPVLVALAEAYGWRHAFIISLVPGLLIALLIWRYVQPDAPSRAAPMQGPSGNGVSRLALLKSRNILLCTLISCFFLTWFIVLISFTPTFLVKVRDYSPASMGTVMSCLGGAWVLWGFGVPAISDRIGRRPTLVLFSLVAACCPLALLFAPTPWLLGVLMLLTYTGLGCFTLFMATIPAETVPREVMATALGLIMGIGELVGGFVAPTLAGFAADRFGLSIVMWMSCAGALLAAALALLLKETAPAVLARRQAANLHSPTLQGDRP, from the coding sequence ATGGCTTATAAAAACAACAAGGCCAGCTACGAGAACACCTTGCTGGGGGTGCTGTTCCTGACCTTCGGCTTCGTGTTTTTCGACCGCCTGGCGCTGTCCTTCCTGTTCCCCTTCATGGCCGACGAGTTGCAACTGGGCAACCGCCACCTGGGCTTGCTGTCCTCGGTGCTGGCCCTGGCCTGGGCAGTATCCGGGGCGCTGGTAGGGGCCTGGTCGGACCGCCGGGGCCGGCGCAAGCCGCTCTTGATCGTCGCGGTGTTGCTGTTCTCGCTGTGTTCGGCGCTGTCGGGGCTGGTCACCGGCTTCCTCAGCCTGCTGCTGTTTCGCGCCATCATGGGCCTGGCCGAAGGGCCGATCCTGCCACTGTCGCAATCGCTGATGGTGGAAGCTTCCTCACCCCACCGCCGGGGCCTGAACATGGGCCTGCTGCAAGGCTCGGCCGCCGGTTTGCTGGGGGCGGTGATCGGCCCGCCGGTCCTGGTGGCCCTGGCCGAGGCCTACGGCTGGCGCCATGCGTTCATCATCTCGCTGGTGCCCGGCTTGCTGATCGCCCTGCTGATCTGGCGCTACGTCCAGCCGGATGCGCCCAGCCGCGCAGCGCCCATGCAGGGCCCCAGCGGCAACGGCGTCAGCCGGCTGGCGCTGCTCAAGAGCCGCAACATCCTGCTGTGCACCCTGATCAGCTGCTTCTTCCTGACCTGGTTCATCGTGTTGATCTCCTTCACCCCGACCTTTCTGGTCAAGGTCCGCGACTACAGCCCGGCCAGCATGGGCACGGTGATGAGCTGCCTGGGCGGTGCCTGGGTGCTCTGGGGGTTTGGCGTACCGGCGATTTCCGACCGCATCGGCCGGCGCCCGACCCTGGTGCTGTTCTCGCTGGTGGCGGCCTGCTGTCCCTTGGCCCTGCTCTTTGCGCCCACGCCGTGGCTGCTGGGCGTGCTGATGCTGCTGACCTACACCGGGCTGGGCTGCTTCACCCTGTTCATGGCCACCATTCCGGCGGAGACCGTGCCCCGGGAAGTCATGGCCACGGCCCTGGGGCTGATCATGGGCATCGGTGAGCTGGTGGGCGGTTTCGTCGCCCCGACCCTCGCCGGTTTCGCCGCCGACCGCTTCGGTTTGTCGATCGTCATGTGGATGTCCTGCGCCGGCGCGCTGCTGGCCGCGGCCCTGGCCCTGCTGCTCAAGGAGACCGCGCCGGCGGTGCTGGCCCGGCGCCAGGCCGCGAACCTCCACTCACCGACCCTGCAAGGAGACCGCCCATGA
- the hpaC gene encoding 4-hydroxyphenylacetate 3-monooxygenase, reductase component, whose translation MSVLDPKQLAFRNAMAHMTAAVNVITSNGPAGRCGITATAVCSITDSPPTLMVCVNRNSALNPVFKGNGRLCVNILSGAHEDLARHFAGMTGVAMDQRFGLHPWRDGLQALPVLEDALASLQGRITEVQEIGTHSLMLVELDEISVQERGDSLVYFSRSFHRLPRPCQAA comes from the coding sequence ATGTCCGTACTCGACCCCAAGCAACTCGCCTTTCGCAACGCCATGGCGCACATGACCGCAGCGGTCAACGTCATCACCAGCAATGGCCCGGCCGGCCGTTGCGGCATCACCGCCACGGCGGTGTGCTCGATCACCGACAGCCCGCCGACGCTGATGGTCTGCGTCAACCGCAACAGCGCCCTGAACCCGGTGTTCAAGGGCAATGGCCGGCTGTGCGTGAACATCCTCAGCGGCGCCCATGAAGACCTGGCCCGGCACTTCGCCGGCATGACCGGCGTAGCCATGGACCAGCGCTTCGGCCTGCACCCCTGGCGCGACGGCCTGCAGGCCCTGCCGGTGCTGGAGGATGCCCTGGCCAGCCTGCAGGGACGGATCACCGAGGTCCAGGAAATCGGCACCCACTCGCTGATGCTGGTGGAGCTGGACGAGATCAGCGTGCAGGAGCGCGGTGATTCGCTGGTGTACTTCAGCCGCAGCTTCCACCGCCTACCCCGGCCCTGCCAGGCCGCCTGA